In Cryptomeria japonica chromosome 10, Sugi_1.0, whole genome shotgun sequence, a genomic segment contains:
- the LOC131067550 gene encoding chlorophyll a-b binding protein CP26, chloroplastic, which yields MRWRVVSHQNELRFGFGVSKLGSGGERGRGTQGKKGISMASIAGGAALARPEFLGISLSLKSTTSSPLRVVSLFGLGKKKAAPPPPPPKFKSAPAPANDELSKWYGPDRRIFLPEGLLDRADIPPYLNGEVPGDYGYDPFGLSKKPEDFDKYQAYELIHARWAMLGAAGFIIPEAFNKFGAYCGPEAVWFKTGALLLDGGTLSYFGASIPINLVVAVIAEVILVGGAEYYRATNGLGLEDKLHPGGPFDPLGLAKDPDQFALLKVKEIKNGRLAMFSMLGFFLQAYVTGKGPVENLAAHLSDPFGNNLLTVIGGERAPSL from the exons ATGAGGTGGCGGGTTGTGAGCCACCAGAATGAGCTAAGATTTGGATTTGGGGTATCTAAGTTGGGGAGTGggggagaaagaggaagaggaactCAAGGCAAGAAAGGCATCTCAATGGCGTCCATTGCTGGTGGCGCAGCTCTTGCAAGACCAGAGTTTCTGGGCATCTCCTTATCACTCAAATCAACAACATCTTCTCCACTGCGAGTCGTTTCTCTGTTTGGCCTGGGAAAGAAGAAGGCggcacctcctcctcctcctcccaaaTTCAAGTCTGCACCCGCTCCTGCCAACGATGAGCTCTCCAAGTGGTACG GACCCGACAGGAGGATCTTTCTGCCCGAAGGTCTGCTTGACAGAGCTGATATTCCCCCATATCTCAACGGAGAAGTTCCTGGAGA CTATGGATACGATCCCTTCGGATTGAGCAAGAAACCAGAGGACTTTGACAA GTACCAAGCATATGAGCTGATTCATGCTAGATGGGCAATGCTTGGAGCTGCAGGGTTCATCATCCCTGAGGCGTTTAACAAGTTCGGTGCTTATTGTGGCCCTGAAGCTGTGTGGTTCAAG ACCGGGGCTCTTCTTCTTGATGGAGGCACACTAAGCTATTTTGGTGCCAGCATTCCCATCAATTTAGTGGTTGCTGTGATTGCAGAAGTGATTCTTGTTGGTGGAGCTGAATACTACCGGGCTACAAATGGGCTG GGGCTGGAGGACAAGCTTCACCCGGGGGGACCATTTGATCCACTGGGATTGGCCAAGGATCCAGATCAGTTTGCATTGTTGAAGGTGAAAGAGATAAAGAACGGAAGGCTGGCTATGTTCTCGATGCTTGGATTCTTCTTGCAAGCATACGTTACAGGGAAGGGCCCCGTGGAAAATCTGGCTGCCCATTTGAGTGATCCTTTTGGAAACAACCTCCTCACCGTCATCGGAGGAGAGCGCGCCCCTTCTTTGTAG